In Cellulomonas sp. JZ18, the DNA window CGCACCACCGACATGCGCGTCGGCCCGCCGGCGCGCCGCAGCCGACGCGCCGACGGCCGGCACCCGGCGGGACCACCGCCGGGTGCCGGCCGTCGGGCCGTGCGGGACCAGGTCGTGCGGGACCAGGCCGTGCGGGGTCAGGCCGAGGGCCCTCGTCGGGCTCGGCGCCGTCCTGCCGGGGGGCGGCGGCCACCGCGGGGACGGGACGCGAGGACTTATCCCGCTCCTCGGCGCCGCCGTCACCGGCGCGGCCGCGGACCATCTCCATGAGGTCGATGCCGGTCTGCGCCTTGAGCAGCGCGGTCAGCTCCTGCACGCCAGTCGCCACGTTGCCGGCGACGTTCGACGCGCCGCCCTTGTCGATGACGGTGATGCCATCGATCGCGCCGAGCGCGTCGGCGTACGGCTGCGCGACCTTCGGCAGCGCGTCCAGGACCATCTGCAGCCGCGCCGACTCCGGGAACGTCTGGTACGCGTCCGCCTCGGCCTTGATCGCGGCGGCGCGCGCCTCGCCCTTGGCGCGCTCGGCGGCGGCCTCGGCCTCACCGCGCGCACGGGCGCCGTCCGCCTCGGCCCGGGCCAGCGCGAGCGCACCCTCGGCGCGTCGCTGCTGCTCGACGAGAGCGGCGTCGGCACGTGCACGCGCCGCCGCCGCCTCCGCCTCGGCCTGCGCGGTGATCCGCTGCGCCTCCGCCTCCGCCTTGCGGATCGCCGCCGTGCGCGCGGCCTCCGCCTCCTGCTCGGCGGCGTACCGGCGGGCCTCGGCCTCCTGCGACGCCTCGTACTTGCGCGCCTCGGCGGGCTTGCGGACCTCGGTCTGCAGCTCCTGCTCGCGCAGGGCGGCGCGCCGCAGGGCGACCTGCTCCTGCTGCACGAGGACGGCCTGCTGCGCCTCGGCCTCGGCGCGCTCCTGCGCGGCCTCCGCCTCAGCCCGGGCCGTCGCCGTCTCCTGCGCGATGTGCGCCTCGCGCAGCGCGACGGCCTTGTTCGACTCCGCGATCTGCACGGCCGCCTCGTTCGAGCGCTGCGTGCTCTCCTGGCGCGCCTGCGCCTCGGCGATCTCGGCGTCGCGCGCCACCGCGGCGGCACGCGGACGCCCGAGGTTGCGGATGTAGTCGCCGGAGTCCTCGACGGTCTGGATCTCGAAGTTCTCCAGCACCAGCCCGCGCTCGGCGAGCATGGGCACGGCGATGTCCTTGACCTCCTTCGAGAACTCCTGGCGCTCGTACAGGATCGACTCGACGGTGAGCGTGCCCGCGATGGTACGCAGCACACCGACGAGGACCTCACTCGTCTGCTGCTCGATGACCTGCTCCTGGTTGCGGCCCGCGAACCGCTGCGCCGCCGCGCGCACCATGCGCTCGGTGCCGCCGACCTTGACGACCGCGATGCTGCGCAGCGTGACGCCCACACCGCTCTTCGTCGTCGCGTCCTCAGCGGCGACGGGGAAGCTCTGCGAGGCGAGCGACAGGCGCATCACCTGCTCGAAGATCGGCTTGACGAACGTGCCGCCGCCGATGACGACGCGCTGACCCGACAGGTCGGTCGTCTCCTCGCCCGTCTCCGGGTTGATGACGGGCGTGCCGCTCTTGCGGCCCGTGATGATGAGCGCCTCGTCCGGGGTCGCGATCTTGAACCGGACCTTCGCGTACACGGCGCCGACGACGCCGAGGACGATCAGGACGACGACGGCCACGACGACGAGCGCCAGCGTGCCGGCGAGCTCCATGGGACTCCTCCAGGCAGGACCCCGCGGGGCGGGGGCGGGTGGGCGCGGCGCAGGCGCAGGGCCCGTGCCGCCGGGGACGCACCACCGGCGCCGGGTGCCCGGCGGCGGTGGCGGTCCTCGCACCCTAGAGGGCGCCGGCGCTCACGCGGGAGTGCGTCCCACGAGTGCCGCAGCACGGGGCGGGGGCCCGCGTCCGTACCGGCGCGCCCCGCACCTCCTCGCCCCGCGGGCGGGACGCAGGTCCCAGGGCGCCCCTCCCGCGCCCCCGTGACGAAGCGCAGGTGGCACCGCGGAGGACTTTCATCCCATGTCTGCGCGGCACCGCGTTCCTAGCGTCGGAGACAGCGACGGACGACTCCAGCGTCCGCCCCCCGCCCCACCGACCAGGAGGACCTCGTGTCCCAGCCCAGCAGGAAGACGACCGCGGCGACGGCCGCGGGCGCCGCCGTCGCCACCGCCCCCGCCGCCCCCGGCGCCGCGCTCGGCGTGTCCGACGAGACCGGTGTCACCGCGGCGGTCGACCAGCTCGTCGCCAACGCGACGAAGGCGCTCGCGGAG includes these proteins:
- a CDS encoding SPFH domain-containing protein, encoding MELAGTLALVVVAVVVLIVLGVVGAVYAKVRFKIATPDEALIITGRKSGTPVINPETGEETTDLSGQRVVIGGGTFVKPIFEQVMRLSLASQSFPVAAEDATTKSGVGVTLRSIAVVKVGGTERMVRAAAQRFAGRNQEQVIEQQTSEVLVGVLRTIAGTLTVESILYERQEFSKEVKDIAVPMLAERGLVLENFEIQTVEDSGDYIRNLGRPRAAAVARDAEIAEAQARQESTQRSNEAAVQIAESNKAVALREAHIAQETATARAEAEAAQERAEAEAQQAVLVQQEQVALRRAALREQELQTEVRKPAEARKYEASQEAEARRYAAEQEAEAARTAAIRKAEAEAQRITAQAEAEAAAARARADAALVEQQRRAEGALALARAEADGARARGEAEAAAERAKGEARAAAIKAEADAYQTFPESARLQMVLDALPKVAQPYADALGAIDGITVIDKGGASNVAGNVATGVQELTALLKAQTGIDLMEMVRGRAGDGGAEERDKSSRPVPAVAAAPRQDGAEPDEGPRPDPARPGPARPGPARPDGRHPAVVPPGAGRRRVGCGAPAGRRACRWCAGRWRHGRRRGGAMRITKQVVVLDAADVGTESAFWAGVLGGQASSGADEDWHDVLVDGEQRLAVQLAPDHVPPRWPDGAHSQQVHLDLYVDDLADAHAHVTRLGARVLKEAEDASAASGFQVYASPAGHPFCLCW